Below is a window of Leptospira hartskeerlii DNA.
CGGTTTGAATCTTCCGACTCCTAAAATCCCGGATCTTAGGAAGTTTTTCGGGATCAGAAGTGCTCTCAACAAACTTCTGCTTAATCCAAAAGGAGAGAAGGCATTACTAAAATTACTGAAATGGTTTGGATGCGAGAAGGGAGAAGAACTCGGGAAAATTCGAAAATATTTTCTATTATAAAATCGGAACGAAGGCGGAGAGATTACTCTCCGTCCTCGAGTAGATTGTTCAAACTATCCAGAAGAACATCCACTTCCACACCGTAGCCCATACAAACTTGCTCAATAGTTTCGAGTTCGTTGATGGAACAATGAGAGCATCCGCCCAAATGATAGCTGGAGAATACCAATCCTGCTTCAGGATGAAGACCGATCGCTTCGCCTACCGTCATTTCTTTAAAAAATCTTGGCTTGACCGCTTCCGACATGGGGAAAATCTCCTAAGTACTGGTTTAAGTTCCAGTATATAGACTCCCTAGGCCAAAGTCAATTCCATGTTTTTTCAAGAAACCGGCAAATTCTATATTCGTATCGAGGAACGGTTCGAATCTTCTCATTATCTCTATAAATACTTCCCTGATGGCTCGGATGAGCCGATCCATGGCCATTCCTTTAAGGTAGAAGTTTATCTCTCCGGCCAAAAGAACATTGGAGAAGACGGGATCAGTTTCGACTTTTTAACCTCTAAACGTAAGCTGAAAGAGTTAGTAGCCGAGTTAGACCATATTCTGATTAACGATCATGCTGATTTTAAGAAGACAAATCCAACTTCTGAAAACATGGCTCGTTGGTTTTACCATGGCTTAAAGGATAGTGTGGCCGAGGCGAAAGGAAAAGTAGATCGGATCGTGATCCACGAAGGCCCAGAGAACTTAGCATACTATGAGCCGGCTTAATCAGATTTTTCCGTAAGTAAAAAGAAAAACTAGATTTGCTACCGCATAAGAGATCGTAAAATAAAAGCCGACCCGCAAAGGCCTGGGAAGTTTCATCACTCCGCAAAGAACAAAATGGACCGCTAAAAAACAAAGTGCTAATGTGTTGGTCCAAAGAACTGCCTTCACCGGTTCCGAATCTGCTCCATACAAAAGAAGAAGGACCGTAGGCAATAACCCCAGAAAACTCATGAATCCGCCTGTGGCAATCCAGACCATTAGGATCATTCTGGATTGTCTTTCGTCAGGATGTTGGAAGACCGAGATGGCGCCCCCCACTACTAACTGGTGCAGAAAACCGTGGAATGCGTATACCAAACTTACGCATAAAAATAGGATCGTAGGCAGGTTGAGATGATTTAGATCTGACAACTGGAAAACTCCGGACTTCTTCTCGACTCACAAATCTTACGGAATGGCTTTCGCTTCACAACTAAT
It encodes the following:
- a CDS encoding DUF1858 domain-containing protein; the encoded protein is MSEAVKPRFFKEMTVGEAIGLHPEAGLVFSSYHLGGCSHCSINELETIEQVCMGYGVEVDVLLDSLNNLLEDGE
- a CDS encoding 6-carboxytetrahydropterin synthase, which gives rise to MFFQETGKFYIRIEERFESSHYLYKYFPDGSDEPIHGHSFKVEVYLSGQKNIGEDGISFDFLTSKRKLKELVAELDHILINDHADFKKTNPTSENMARWFYHGLKDSVAEAKGKVDRIVIHEGPENLAYYEPA